A window from Aliamphritea hakodatensis encodes these proteins:
- the dusA gene encoding tRNA dihydrouridine(20/20a) synthase DusA, protein MMDWTDRHCRYFHRLISSQAVLYTEMVTTGALIHGNTERFLKYNPQEHPVALQLGGSNPQDLAQCSKMAEDYGYDEVNLNVGCPSDRVQNNMIGACLMAHPELVAECLHTMQSSVSVPVTVKHRLGIDDMDSYEQLHHFISTVKMSGCKTFIIHARKAILQGLSPKENRDIPPLKYEWVYRIKQDFPEREILINGGIKTLEASQEHLQHVDGVMLGREAYQNPYIMAEADQVCYGQSSSVPSRAEVLEQFYPYIEEQLSQGAYLGHMTRHILGLFHGQRGGRQFRRHISENAHRSGAGIEVLKQAAEFVK, encoded by the coding sequence ATGATGGACTGGACAGACCGGCACTGCCGGTATTTTCACCGGCTGATCTCTTCCCAGGCGGTGCTGTACACCGAAATGGTTACCACTGGGGCGCTGATTCACGGGAATACTGAGCGCTTCCTGAAATACAACCCTCAGGAGCACCCCGTTGCGTTACAGTTGGGCGGCAGCAATCCTCAGGATCTGGCCCAATGCAGCAAAATGGCCGAAGACTATGGTTACGATGAGGTTAACCTGAACGTCGGCTGCCCGAGCGACCGGGTACAAAACAATATGATTGGCGCCTGTCTGATGGCCCACCCGGAACTGGTTGCTGAGTGTTTACATACGATGCAAAGCTCAGTTTCCGTGCCGGTCACGGTAAAACACCGCTTAGGGATCGATGATATGGACAGCTATGAACAGCTGCACCACTTCATTTCCACCGTTAAAATGTCAGGCTGCAAAACCTTCATTATCCATGCCCGAAAGGCCATTTTGCAGGGCCTGAGTCCGAAAGAAAATCGTGACATCCCCCCCCTGAAATACGAATGGGTATACCGGATCAAACAGGATTTTCCGGAACGGGAAATCCTGATTAACGGCGGCATAAAAACCCTTGAAGCCAGTCAGGAACATCTGCAGCACGTAGATGGCGTAATGCTGGGCCGGGAAGCTTATCAGAACCCGTATATAATGGCTGAAGCAGACCAAGTCTGTTATGGTCAAAGTTCGTCTGTACCAAGCCGTGCCGAGGTGCTGGAGCAGTTTTACCCGTACATTGAAGAACAGTTATCTCAGGGTGCTTATCTGGGTCATATGACCCGCCATATTCTCGGTTTATTTCATGGTCAGCGAGGCGGCCGCCAGTTCCGTCGCCATATCAGTGAAAACGCCCACCGCAGCGGTGCCGGCATAGAAGTACTTAAACAGGCAGCGGAATTTGTTAAGTAA